One Setaria viridis chromosome 7, Setaria_viridis_v4.0, whole genome shotgun sequence genomic region harbors:
- the LOC117863663 gene encoding pterocarpan synthase 1, which yields MASYTISPVQSELKMTLYNKEVYAGAGINGVTVINKEPMGTTWVFSWPVTDGPGTNANIVGHLQGTGVQVANTPNYVWHYSLGLVFGDKRFNGSTLQISGTSQINGEWSIVGGTGELSMAKGTVTRTEITNTGNTRISELKIHAFYTPMNRTNVSGTAGCKFEKA from the exons ATGGCCTCTTACACAATATCTCCCGTTCAAAGTGAGCTTAAGATGACCCTGTACAACAAGGAGGTGTATGCTGGAGCGGGCATAAACGGAGTAACGGTTATAAACAAAGAGCCAATGGGTACAACCTGGGTCTTTTCGTGGCCTGTAACCGATGGGCCAGGAACCAATGCAAATATCGTCGGCCATCTGCAGGGCACAGGTGTTCAAGTAGCCAATACTCCCAATTATGTGTGGCACTACTCCCTTGGATTAGTGTTCGGGGATAAAAG GTTCAATGGGTCCACACTACAAATATCTGGGACTTCCCAAATAAATGGTGAATGGAGCATTGTTGGAGGCACTGGAGAACTTAGTATGGCAAAGGGTACTGTCACACGCACAGAAATCACAAATACGGGAAATACAAGGATTTCAGAACTCAAGATACATGCGTTTTACACTCCAATGAACCGTACAAAT GTTTCCGGTACTGCTGGTTGTAAATTCGAGAAGGCGTGA